In Nitrobacteraceae bacterium AZCC 1564, the following proteins share a genomic window:
- a CDS encoding DNA-binding CsgD family transcriptional regulator (product_source=COG2771; cath_funfam=1.10.10.10,3.30.450.20; cog=COG2771; smart=SM00421; superfamily=46894,55781), producing the protein MMVDADRLRALGSRLGEAVIDPSQWTTVMELICGAANATGAGLLQSDVRTPDIPVTEAVAECFKDYFDQNLHVNDVRAIRGVPLHLSGQSVIADHDIFTSEREMMRDPLYACLDRFGIRWWASVGFRSGSALWGLALQRAIHQGPFDAHETKALAQLAPQLTEAATLSKAVGRQVLLNVTNALHHMMFAAVALDRFGFVIEANDDAEAVFDNDIRVRSRRLFVRDALAKAALDALVDQMRTTSDMDALLSRPIIARRTAKRPVVMRVLPVSGAACSPFLGARVILALTDLERQRRTETDLIIRGFNLTPAEARLASLLATGMSLEKAAEQLGIARETARSQIKTIFAKTGAHRQGELVALLARL; encoded by the coding sequence GTGATGGTTGATGCGGATCGGCTGAGAGCGCTGGGAAGCCGATTGGGTGAAGCGGTCATCGATCCTTCGCAGTGGACGACAGTGATGGAGCTGATCTGCGGCGCCGCGAATGCGACCGGTGCAGGTCTCCTGCAAAGCGACGTGCGCACGCCGGATATTCCGGTCACTGAAGCCGTTGCTGAATGTTTCAAGGACTATTTCGATCAGAACCTCCATGTGAATGACGTGCGGGCCATTCGCGGCGTTCCACTGCATCTGAGCGGCCAATCCGTTATCGCGGATCACGACATCTTCACATCCGAGCGCGAGATGATGCGCGATCCTCTTTACGCCTGTCTCGACCGGTTCGGCATCCGCTGGTGGGCCTCCGTCGGATTCCGGTCCGGATCGGCATTGTGGGGACTGGCGCTTCAACGTGCCATTCACCAAGGGCCATTCGACGCGCACGAAACAAAGGCTCTCGCACAACTCGCGCCGCAGTTGACGGAAGCTGCCACGCTTTCCAAAGCGGTTGGACGGCAAGTGTTGCTGAACGTCACCAACGCCCTTCATCACATGATGTTTGCTGCCGTCGCATTGGACCGGTTCGGATTTGTCATCGAAGCGAACGACGACGCGGAGGCTGTCTTTGACAACGACATCAGAGTCAGAAGCCGCCGCCTCTTTGTCCGCGATGCGCTCGCAAAAGCAGCCCTCGATGCACTCGTGGATCAGATGCGCACGACCAGCGACATGGATGCGCTGCTGTCGCGCCCGATCATTGCGCGTCGCACGGCAAAACGCCCGGTCGTCATGCGTGTTCTTCCCGTCAGTGGCGCAGCATGCAGCCCGTTTCTTGGCGCGCGGGTCATTCTCGCTCTCACCGACCTCGAGCGGCAAAGACGCACGGAGACTGATCTGATCATCAGGGGTTTCAATTTGACGCCGGCGGAAGCGCGCCTCGCATCGTTGCTGGCAACGGGCATGTCTCTTGAAAAGGCAGCAGAGCAGCTTGGCATCGCTCGTGAAACCGCCCGCAGCCAAATCAAGACGATCTTCGCGAAAACAGGAGCGCATCGCCAAGGCGAGTTGGTGGCATTGCTCGCCCGGTTGTGA
- a CDS encoding hypothetical protein (product_source=Hypo-rule applied; cleavage_site_network=SignalP-noTM): protein MNRTFTVAAAAAVLTTASLITPTKAQVDVQVGPGYDRYDRDYDRGRRYDRDTTVGVGPGGVTIGPRRHCRMVTVRVERDDGSAFTRRERRCD from the coding sequence ATGAACAGGACTTTTACCGTGGCGGCGGCTGCAGCGGTGCTGACAACTGCCTCCCTCATCACCCCAACCAAGGCCCAAGTTGATGTTCAGGTCGGGCCGGGCTACGACCGCTACGATCGCGATTATGACCGTGGTCGCCGATACGACCGCGATACCACAGTTGGTGTTGGTCCAGGTGGTGTCACCATCGGACCGCGACGGCATTGCCGCATGGTGACGGTCAGAGTTGAGCGGGATGATGGGAGCGCCTTCACACGTCGAGAGCGGCGCTGCGACTAA
- a CDS encoding hypothetical protein (product_source=Hypo-rule applied; cleavage_site_network=SignalP-noTM; transmembrane_helix_parts=Inside_1_19,TMhelix_20_42,Outside_43_407), with amino-acid sequence MTSGNKKIGQFQARRYASSIPSLLSSTALMLAAGLMLAAASPAAAQMIEKGGGDGGRFGSIGGSGGIAGGGGGAGLDPGTEGGGAALDPGSGAADGGGIGGGAGGNDVSAGGGGGGTISGGAGGGAVGAADNSTNVTLTGDKTGGAGGSAAEGGGGGGAALVLSASQATLDTADRNISGGAGGSGGGVGGGGGGGGAGLVLLDGGRVQATAGSTIFGGSGGGGISGGSGGAGLFLYNGGALSNEGTILGGVGGSPAGLGGAGGAGVLANQASVLNASIVGGGSGGNSTQGGGGAGGSGIEVWQSTVTNAGGVITGGAGGNGGFTSGTGGPGGAGGVGVFVRSGGGSRLENQGTIIGGAGGSGDSNGSAAGAGGAGVIGSDLTIINSGAIVGGLSGDLGSPTQAIRRW; translated from the coding sequence GTGACTTCTGGAAATAAAAAGATCGGGCAGTTTCAAGCCCGGCGATATGCATCTTCAATTCCATCGCTGCTCAGCAGCACCGCGCTGATGCTGGCGGCGGGGCTGATGTTGGCCGCCGCATCGCCGGCGGCGGCGCAGATGATCGAAAAGGGCGGCGGTGATGGTGGTCGCTTCGGTAGCATCGGTGGTAGCGGCGGCATCGCCGGCGGCGGCGGTGGCGCTGGCTTAGATCCCGGAACGGAGGGAGGCGGCGCGGCGCTGGATCCCGGAAGCGGCGCGGCGGACGGAGGTGGTATCGGTGGCGGGGCGGGCGGCAATGATGTCAGCGCCGGAGGAGGTGGTGGAGGCACTATCAGCGGCGGTGCTGGCGGCGGTGCTGTAGGCGCCGCCGATAACAGCACGAACGTGACGCTGACGGGTGACAAGACCGGTGGCGCTGGTGGCTCCGCTGCGGAAGGTGGTGGCGGCGGTGGCGCGGCCTTGGTACTCTCCGCCTCCCAGGCAACCCTCGATACCGCGGATCGGAATATCTCCGGCGGGGCCGGTGGTTCGGGTGGCGGCGTGGGCGGCGGTGGTGGCGGTGGCGGCGCCGGGCTGGTTTTGCTGGACGGGGGACGCGTTCAGGCAACAGCGGGCAGCACCATCTTCGGCGGCAGCGGTGGTGGCGGCATTTCCGGCGGCTCCGGCGGAGCCGGGCTTTTTCTTTATAACGGCGGGGCGCTGAGCAACGAGGGGACCATCCTTGGTGGTGTGGGCGGCAGCCCGGCCGGTTTAGGGGGAGCGGGCGGCGCTGGCGTGCTGGCCAATCAAGCCAGCGTCCTGAACGCAAGCATCGTCGGCGGCGGCAGTGGTGGTAATTCCACCCAGGGGGGTGGCGGTGCGGGCGGCAGCGGCATCGAGGTGTGGCAGAGCACGGTCACCAACGCCGGCGGTGTCATCACGGGAGGCGCCGGTGGAAACGGGGGCTTTACCTCAGGGACTGGTGGCCCGGGCGGGGCCGGCGGCGTCGGCGTGTTCGTTCGGTCAGGCGGCGGTAGCCGGCTCGAGAACCAGGGCACCATCATCGGCGGCGCCGGCGGTTCGGGCGACAGCAATGGCAGCGCGGCGGGTGCCGGCGGAGCAGGCGTCATCGGCTCCGACCTGACCATCATCAACAGCGGCGCCATTGTCGGTGGCCTCTCGGGCGACCTTGGATCGCCAACGCAGGCGATCCGACGGTGGTGA
- a CDS encoding uncharacterized protein with beta-barrel porin domain (product_source=COG4625; cog=COG4625; pfam=PF03797; smart=SM00869; superfamily=103515), translated as MVNNNLPSGLKTSLSYDLNNVYLDLALNILPPSTNGVNANQRNVANAVTNFFNTTGNIPMAFGALTPDGLTQASGELGTAPQQTTFQAMNLFLGVITDPFSAGRGVNGADANTATGFAHESASMAYAGRARSKNPRDAFAAFTKAPPVVFAQRWNVWAAGYGGSQTTDGNAVVGSNNTTSNIYGAAVGADYWFSPDTVAGFALAGAGSNFSVANGGSGRSDIFQAGAFVRHNFDATYLTAAVAYGWQDVTTDRYVSVAGVDHLRANFNANAYSGRLELGHRFLTPWFGGLGVSPYAAAQITAFELPSYAERAISGASTFALNYGADTATSSRTELGLRTDKSFALDGAVLTLRGRAAWAHDFNPDRAIAATFQTLPGASFVVNGAALASDSALTTASAEVRWLNGWSVAATFEGEFSDVTRSYAGKGVLRYNW; from the coding sequence GTGGTGAACAACAACCTGCCGTCCGGCTTGAAGACCTCGCTCAGCTACGATCTGAACAACGTCTATCTCGATCTGGCGCTCAACATTCTCCCGCCATCGACGAATGGCGTGAACGCTAACCAACGTAACGTCGCCAACGCCGTCACCAACTTCTTCAACACCACGGGCAACATCCCGATGGCATTCGGGGCGTTGACACCGGATGGCTTGACGCAAGCCTCCGGCGAACTGGGCACGGCTCCGCAGCAGACGACATTCCAGGCGATGAACTTGTTTCTGGGCGTGATCACCGATCCGTTTTCGGCGGGACGAGGTGTGAACGGCGCTGATGCAAACACCGCAACGGGTTTTGCTCATGAGAGCGCGAGCATGGCCTATGCTGGCCGCGCTCGTTCAAAGAACCCGCGCGATGCGTTCGCTGCATTCACCAAAGCACCGCCTGTGGTGTTCGCTCAGCGCTGGAATGTGTGGGCCGCGGGTTACGGCGGTTCGCAAACGACCGATGGCAACGCAGTCGTGGGCTCAAACAATACGACCAGCAACATCTATGGCGCGGCGGTGGGCGCGGATTACTGGTTCTCGCCGGACACCGTCGCAGGCTTTGCACTCGCGGGTGCGGGCAGCAACTTCAGCGTGGCAAACGGTGGTTCGGGCCGCTCCGACATCTTCCAGGCCGGTGCCTTCGTGCGGCATAACTTCGACGCGACATATCTGACAGCCGCAGTCGCGTATGGCTGGCAGGATGTGACGACCGATCGTTATGTGAGTGTCGCTGGCGTCGATCATCTGCGTGCGAACTTCAACGCCAACGCGTACTCAGGTCGCCTCGAACTTGGTCATCGTTTCCTCACGCCATGGTTCGGCGGGCTCGGCGTGTCGCCCTATGCGGCAGCGCAGATCACGGCGTTCGAACTTCCGTCATATGCTGAGCGCGCGATCAGCGGTGCGAGCACCTTCGCGCTGAACTACGGCGCGGACACTGCAACATCGTCACGCACAGAATTGGGTCTGCGCACCGACAAATCCTTCGCGCTCGACGGCGCAGTGTTGACGCTGCGTGGCCGCGCGGCATGGGCGCACGATTTCAATCCGGATCGCGCGATTGCTGCGACGTTCCAGACGCTGCCCGGCGCATCGTTCGTGGTGAACGGCGCGGCGCTTGCTTCCGATTCAGCACTCACAACTGCATCCGCCGAAGTGCGCTGGCTCAACGGCTGGTCCGTCGCCGCCACCTTCGAAGGCGAATTTTCTGACGTGACGCGCAGCTACGCCGGCAAGGGCGTGCTGCGCTACAACTGGTGA
- a CDS encoding DNA-binding CsgD family transcriptional regulator (product_source=COG2771; cath_funfam=1.10.10.10; cog=COG2771; pfam=PF00196; smart=SM00421; superfamily=46894), with translation MKEIHRVWDELTDFEAGQTAQAVDHLMTFLCDQSGAWNATWAGAIRVGGNGDDDPLKGWRVGAVQSLHPVAPHPDEGHFKEILRLWDQRKIDPSFLLPLRAVGTFRTYSFRRELPPEWFETPFFEIYYGSIGTHDAVFVAFPLNEDAESHFGFYSRKTFTDEEIARLASALRGIKWFHRRLMLSHGLLMASSPLTPTERKVLRLLLTDAPEKHIAHQVDMAESTAHQHVVSIYRKFGVRSRAGLMGLWLNRGG, from the coding sequence ATGAAAGAGATCCATCGCGTATGGGACGAGTTGACGGATTTTGAAGCTGGTCAAACCGCGCAGGCCGTCGATCACCTGATGACCTTCCTCTGCGATCAGAGTGGCGCGTGGAACGCGACCTGGGCTGGCGCGATCCGCGTCGGCGGGAATGGCGATGATGATCCGCTGAAGGGGTGGCGCGTCGGCGCGGTGCAGTCGCTTCACCCGGTCGCGCCCCATCCCGACGAAGGACATTTCAAGGAAATCCTGCGGTTATGGGATCAGCGGAAGATTGACCCTTCCTTTCTTCTCCCACTACGGGCCGTCGGTACGTTCAGAACCTATTCGTTCCGGCGCGAACTGCCGCCGGAATGGTTCGAAACGCCATTTTTCGAGATCTATTACGGCTCCATTGGCACCCACGACGCGGTCTTTGTCGCATTCCCCCTCAATGAGGACGCCGAGTCGCATTTCGGCTTCTATTCCCGCAAGACGTTCACGGACGAGGAGATCGCACGCCTCGCCAGCGCCCTGCGGGGAATCAAGTGGTTTCACCGCCGTCTCATGCTGAGCCATGGCCTGCTGATGGCATCCTCGCCCCTGACGCCGACCGAGCGCAAGGTGCTGCGGCTCTTGCTGACCGATGCTCCGGAGAAGCACATCGCCCATCAGGTGGACATGGCGGAGTCCACCGCTCATCAGCATGTCGTCAGCATCTACCGCAAATTCGGCGTCCGCAGCCGCGCGGGCCTCATGGGGCTCTGGTTGAACCGCGGCGGCTGA
- a CDS encoding hypothetical protein (product_source=Hypo-rule applied), whose amino-acid sequence MRWLNGWPVAATFEGEFFDVTRSDTGKGMLRTNW is encoded by the coding sequence GTGCGCTGGCTCAACGGCTGGCCGGTGGCCGCGACATTCGAAGGTGAGTTCTTCGACGTCACCCGCAGCGACACGGGCAAGGGCATGCTGCGCACCAACTGGTGA
- a CDS encoding uncharacterized protein with beta-barrel porin domain (product_source=COG4625; cleavage_site_network=SignalP-noTM; cog=COG4625; pfam=PF03797; smart=SM00869; superfamily=103515) translates to MVTFGSGRGGAFSVQSLLSSTALLRVCRAGSLGLAFSGALLATPAWADCTPQVANGVTATCTGTTTNQGGGAPGSAGGIAGYGTGVETGVTVNVASGAANTVTGTAFGIWLSDAIVINNAGAGIAGGATGIYASDDFADVTNSGSITGGNYGVEAHINATVANGAGASITGGSSGILASNGFANVTNSGSITGTSNAGIFSSTSATVTNAASASIAGGQYGIYAGFGFANVTNSGSITGTGNSGIFANTDATVINTAGATITSDNFGIYTATGFADVTNSGTIVGTTGAGIYAQTNATVTNNVGASITGGQYGILAITGFANVTNSGSINGASHVGIFANTEATVINNAGASITGGVHGIFAGNGFANVVNAGSIIGTSGDGILAATNATVTNNAGGSIAGFDHGIYAAAGFAVVINSGTITSGNSFGIFGSTGATVTNNAGASIVGAGPAISGGTGFAEVINSGTITSISGRGITAATRATVTNNAGASITGSSNGIEATSGFADVTNSGSITGGQYGIFANGGGSSVFNAGTISGGTAAIRFAGTGNTLTLAQGSLITGNVLGTGSDTFQLGGTAAATFDVSTLGNTAQYQGFGTFNKIDSSVWTLTGTSTFTGDVNVNGGTLVVNGDLSSAGPMLVNPGGTLSGTGIVPFTLLDDGATLAPGPINGIGVLTIKDGVVFCDCSTYAVKVSSAGSDRANIVTGGFGLGDAFLDGLVRVTSPTGSYRFSSPYTILTAQGGLNGTTFDTLVTPTGIGGVLSYTSNDVLLTLTSQLAQIAGLNGNQQRIANALDTGFNTGGTSGGLGAIFGGNIPQNLSQVTGELGTAPQQTTFQAMNLFLGLITDPFSAGRGGANNGPTAFADESESMAYAGRAKSKTPRDAFAAFTKAPPQAAFAQRWSIWASGFGGSQTTDGNAVVGSNTTTSAIYGAAVGADYWFSPDTVAGFALAGGGSNFSVANGGSGRSDIFQAGAFVRHNFGATYLTAAAAYGWQDVTTDRSVSVAGVDHLRANFNANAYSGRIELGHRFLTPWFGGLGVSPYAAAQVTAFELPSYAERAVSGASTFALNYGADTATSSRTELGLRTDKSYALDGAVLTLRGRAAWAHDFNPDRAVTATFQTLPGASFVVNGAALASDSALTTASAEVRWLNGWSVAATFEGEFSDVTRSYAGKGVLRYNW, encoded by the coding sequence GTGGTGACGTTTGGAAGTGGCCGGGGCGGGGCATTCTCAGTCCAATCGCTATTGAGCAGCACGGCGCTCTTGCGCGTCTGCCGCGCAGGTAGTCTGGGCCTCGCGTTTTCCGGTGCACTGCTTGCGACGCCCGCATGGGCCGATTGTACGCCCCAGGTCGCCAACGGCGTGACGGCGACCTGTACCGGCACCACCACCAACCAGGGCGGCGGCGCGCCCGGCAGCGCCGGCGGCATCGCCGGTTATGGCACGGGAGTTGAGACCGGCGTTACCGTCAACGTCGCCAGCGGCGCCGCCAACACGGTCACAGGCACCGCCTTCGGTATCTGGCTGAGCGATGCGATCGTGATCAACAATGCCGGCGCCGGCATCGCAGGCGGCGCCACCGGAATTTATGCCTCCGACGACTTTGCTGATGTCACCAATTCCGGCAGCATCACCGGCGGCAACTACGGCGTTGAGGCCCACATCAATGCGACGGTGGCCAACGGTGCCGGCGCCAGCATCACGGGCGGCTCGAGCGGAATTCTCGCCAGCAACGGCTTTGCCAATGTCACCAACTCCGGCAGCATTACCGGTACCAGCAACGCGGGCATTTTCTCCTCCACCAGTGCGACGGTGACCAACGCTGCCAGCGCCAGCATCGCGGGTGGCCAGTACGGAATTTACGCCGGCTTTGGCTTTGCCAATGTCACGAATTCCGGCAGCATCACCGGCACCGGCAACTCCGGCATTTTCGCCAATACCGACGCGACGGTGATCAACACTGCCGGCGCCACCATCACCAGCGATAACTTCGGAATTTACACCGCCACCGGCTTCGCCGATGTCACCAATTCCGGCACCATTGTCGGCACCACGGGCGCCGGCATTTACGCGCAGACCAACGCGACGGTGACCAACAATGTCGGCGCCAGCATCACGGGCGGCCAGTACGGAATCTTGGCCATCACCGGTTTTGCCAACGTCACCAATTCCGGCAGCATCAACGGCGCCAGCCACGTCGGCATTTTCGCCAATACCGAGGCGACGGTAATCAACAACGCCGGCGCCAGCATCACGGGCGGCGTCCACGGAATTTTCGCCGGCAATGGCTTTGCCAATGTCGTCAATGCCGGCAGCATCATTGGTACCTCCGGCGACGGCATTTTGGCCGCTACCAACGCGACTGTGACGAACAATGCCGGCGGCAGCATCGCAGGATTTGACCACGGAATTTATGCCGCTGCTGGCTTTGCCGTTGTCATCAATTCCGGCACCATCACCAGCGGCAACAGCTTTGGCATTTTCGGCTCCACCGGCGCGACGGTGACCAACAACGCCGGCGCGAGCATCGTGGGCGCCGGCCCCGCAATTTCGGGCGGCACGGGCTTTGCCGAGGTCATCAATTCCGGCACCATCACCAGTATCTCCGGCCGCGGTATTACCGCCGCCACCAGGGCGACGGTGACCAACAATGCCGGCGCCAGCATTACGGGCAGCTCGAACGGAATCGAGGCCACCTCTGGTTTTGCCGATGTCACCAATTCCGGCAGCATCACGGGTGGCCAGTACGGAATCTTCGCCAATGGCGGCGGCTCTTCGGTCTTCAATGCCGGCACCATCAGTGGCGGCACCGCGGCGATCCGGTTCGCCGGCACCGGCAACACGCTGACGCTGGCGCAGGGCTCGCTCATCACCGGCAACGTGCTCGGCACCGGCAGCGACACGTTCCAGCTCGGCGGCACTGCTGCTGCGACATTCGATGTCAGCACACTGGGCAATACTGCGCAGTATCAAGGCTTCGGCACCTTCAACAAAATCGACAGCTCGGTCTGGACGCTGACCGGCACCAGCACTTTCACCGGCGATGTGAACGTCAACGGCGGTACGCTGGTGGTGAACGGTGATCTGTCGTCGGCAGGCCCGATGCTGGTCAATCCTGGCGGCACGTTGTCGGGCACCGGCATTGTGCCGTTTACGTTACTCGATGATGGCGCGACGCTGGCGCCGGGCCCGATCAACGGCATCGGCGTGCTGACCATCAAGGATGGTGTGGTGTTCTGCGACTGCAGCACTTACGCGGTGAAGGTTTCCAGTGCGGGCAGCGACCGCGCCAACATTGTCACGGGCGGCTTCGGCCTTGGCGATGCGTTTCTGGATGGATTGGTGCGCGTGACGTCGCCGACCGGGAGCTATCGTTTCAGCTCGCCCTATACGATCCTGACCGCGCAAGGCGGACTGAACGGCACGACCTTCGATACGCTGGTGACGCCGACCGGCATCGGCGGCGTACTCAGCTACACGAGCAATGACGTGTTGCTGACGCTGACCTCGCAGCTCGCGCAGATCGCCGGGCTGAACGGCAATCAGCAAAGGATCGCGAACGCGCTCGACACCGGCTTCAACACCGGTGGCACCAGCGGTGGGCTCGGCGCGATCTTCGGCGGCAACATCCCGCAGAATCTCTCGCAAGTCACGGGCGAACTCGGCACGGCTCCGCAGCAGACCACGTTCCAGGCGATGAACTTGTTTCTGGGCCTGATCACCGATCCGTTCTCGGCGGGGCGTGGTGGTGCGAACAATGGGCCGACAGCGTTCGCGGATGAAAGCGAGAGCATGGCCTATGCAGGCCGTGCGAAGTCGAAGACCCCGCGCGATGCATTCGCCGCCTTCACCAAAGCGCCGCCACAGGCTGCGTTCGCTCAGCGCTGGAGCATTTGGGCATCCGGTTTCGGTGGTTCGCAGACCACGGATGGCAATGCGGTGGTCGGTTCGAACACCACGACCAGCGCGATCTATGGTGCTGCTGTGGGCGCGGATTACTGGTTCTCGCCGGACACCGTCGCAGGCTTCGCGCTTGCCGGTGGCGGCAGCAATTTCAGCGTGGCGAACGGTGGTTCGGGACGTTCGGACATCTTCCAGGCCGGTGCGTTCGTGCGGCACAATTTCGGTGCGACGTATCTCACCGCGGCTGCTGCCTATGGCTGGCAGGATGTCACGACAGATCGTTCTGTGAGCGTCGCCGGTGTCGATCATCTGCGCGCCAACTTCAATGCCAATGCGTACTCAGGCCGCATCGAACTCGGTCATCGCTTCCTGACGCCGTGGTTCGGCGGGCTCGGCGTGTCGCCTTATGCCGCGGCGCAGGTGACGGCATTCGAATTGCCGTCTTATGCCGAGCGCGCTGTTTCCGGTGCCAGCACCTTCGCACTCAACTACGGCGCAGATACCGCCACGTCGTCGCGCACAGAGTTGGGTCTGCGCACCGACAAATCCTACGCGCTCGACGGCGCAGTCCTCACATTGCGTGGCCGCGCGGCATGGGCGCACGACTTCAATCCGGACCGTGCTGTGACAGCAACATTCCAGACGCTGCCGGGCGCATCGTTCGTGGTGAATGGTGCGGCGCTCGCGTCCGATTCAGCACTCACAACTGCATCCGCCGAAGTGCGCTGGCTCAACGGCTGGTCGGTGGCCGCGACATTCGAAGGTGAATTCTCGGATGTGACCCGCAGCTACGCCGGCAAGGGCGTGCTGCGTTACAACTGGTAA